One window of Quercus robur chromosome 5, dhQueRobu3.1, whole genome shotgun sequence genomic DNA carries:
- the LOC126725837 gene encoding zinc finger protein 1-like: MGVPHVSQSKSFLNFNTHTHKNHFPSLSLSHAHTRRKSYSLSVPILRPCNCKRVIHSSTQHREAFIATTINISSSLLVNPKNTSSPTRENYHLRLTHIIFSLPMDLPSPSETETSTIFSVSESTPICLKQKPSLESPKDQQEDHQEHQHADSNPDLVLDLSLSSKDSHKGSNPVLNLIDSFDANSSDSPPPPPPPPQGNETEPRVFSCNYCQRKFYSSQALGGHQNAHKRERTLAKRGQKITSLSSSAFGNRYPSSMASLPLHGSFNINRSLGIRVHSRIHKPSYHYQQPISTIGSTSSSYLYGQNGWSRQPIDQQPAIGSLVQENFHAGSATNGVRIARFDSVQGGLWWDSSSTSVAAHLNLKTKQDELQKLDLSLKL, encoded by the coding sequence ATGGGTGTTCCTCATGTGAGTCAATCAAAaagctttttaaattttaacacacacacacataaaaaccattttccctctctctctctctctcacgcccACACACGCAGAAAGTCTTATTCTCTTAGTGTTCCTATATTAAGACCTTGTAACTGTAAAAGAGTGATACATTCTTCCACACAGCACAGAGAGGCATTTATTGctacaacaataaatatttcaTCTTCCTTGCTAGTAAACCCAAAAAACACTTCATCACCTACAAGAGAAAATTATCATCTCAGACTTACtcacataattttttctctcccaATGGACCTTCCAAGTCCTTCTGAAACTGAAACTTCAACCATCTTTTCTGTTTCAGAGAGTACACCAATATGCCTAAAACAAAAACCCTCATTGGAAAGCCCAAAAGATCAGCAAGAAGATCATCAAGAACACCAGCATGCAGACTCAAATCCTGATCTTGTATTGGATCTAAGTCTTTCTAGCAAGGATTCCCATAAAGGGTCGAACCCAGTACTCAACCTCATCGATTCTTTTGATGCAAACTCATCGgactctcctcctcctcctcctcctcctcctcaagGTAATGAAACCGAGCCCCGGGTTTTCTCATGCAATTATTgccaaagaaaattttatagcTCACAAGCACTTGGAGGCCATCAAAATGCgcataaaagagagagaacacttGCGAAAAGAGGTCAGAAAATAACTTCTTTATCATCATCAGCTTTTGGAAACCGATACCCTAGCAGCATGGCTTCTCTTCCTTTGCATGGCTCTTTCAATATTAATAGGTCACTTGGGATAAGGGTGCACTCTAGGATTCATAAGCCGTCCTATCATTATCAACAGCCAATATCAACCATTggttctacttcttcttcttatctCTATGGACAAAATGGTTGGTCTAGACAACCAATTGATCAACAACCAGCAATTGGGAGTCTTGTACAGGAGAATTTTCATGCAGGATCGGCTACCAATGGTGTCAGGATTGCACGATTCGATAGCGTTCAAGGAGGCTTGTGGTGGGATAGTAGTAGTACAAGTGTTGCTGCTCATTTGAACTTGAAGACTAAACAAGATGAGTTGCAGAAGCTTGACTTGTCTCTTAAGCTCTAA